A single window of Rhipicephalus microplus isolate Deutch F79 chromosome 5, USDA_Rmic, whole genome shotgun sequence DNA harbors:
- the LOC142817913 gene encoding uncharacterized protein LOC142817913, with protein sequence MWRGSMHGSLIWKDCNLPGSIEGTKLPNGWLQAYFSSRAMQLAHTQSKSWSAPLVFCAGRSISIRQDTGINNNVPAVTRGSVLHGHEQCIKNRAEKTNKYKGTASDCSPAQSLQQQKEHIVMSGAAAA encoded by the exons atgtggcgtggaagcatgcatggcagcctcatctggaaggactgcaatctgccTGGGAGcatcgagggcacaaaactgcctaacggctggctgcaag cctatttcagcagcagagcgatgcagctagcacacacgcaatccaagtcatggagcgctcctttggtgttctgtgcaggacgcagcatatccatccggcaagacactggtatcaacaataatg ttccagcagtaacaaggggttcggtgctccacggtcatgaacagtgtatcaagaacagagcagagaagaccaacaagtataaagggactgccagtgactgttctcctgctcaaagtttacaacagcagaaagagcacattgtgatgtcaggagcagctgctgcttaa